From Aspergillus fumigatus Af293 chromosome 5, whole genome shotgun sequence, a single genomic window includes:
- a CDS encoding integral membrane protein TmpA, with amino-acid sequence MSSFHTSNMSWSEKSEISIPPPAKCRSHSSHPSNVTLVDVEKEIAKILAEKNVSSKEVDLEAQGGARKKRHAFISSIRYTALDIYRRLFSLVFLANLAVFIAVMTADRKLLALVNATAANVLACGLARQPLVVNAIFVIVCSIPRSAPLRLRRVAAKVYHYGGVHSGCGIASFLWYAGFVGLMSKEYWSPAAGAGNAAFSILPVVLSYIILALLLAIILVAHPAFRMKKHDWFELTHRFSAWVVVVLFVILLLVFSGEASRAANQPLGTFLLHLPAFWFLVITVLAIIHPWLLLRKVSVVGETLSPHAVRLHMNHTSTTFGKGIQLATHPLQDWHGFATFPDPDGASFSCLVSRAGDWTSARIKCPPKHLWKRGVLIYGFAYAMRVFKRIIIVTTGSGIGPCLSFLGDENRPALRVVWQTRSPLRTYGRDVFNLVKKLDDDPVIIETNQSGRVDMLPIIRRLYTEFEAEAVCVISNPVVTKRVVFDLESGGIPAFGPIFDS; translated from the coding sequence ATGTCTTCATTTCACACAAGCAACATGTCCTGGTCAGAGAAGAGTGAAATCTCAATACCTCCCCCTGCCAAGTGCAGGTCCCACTCGTCACATCCCAGCAACGTCACACTGGTCGACgtcgagaaggagattgccAAAATTCTCGCCGAGAAAAATGTCTCGTCGAAGGAAGTTGACCTCGAAGCGCAGGGCGGTGCCCGCAAGAAGAGACACGCCTTCATCTCGTCCATACGATATACCGCTCTCGACATCTACCGGCGTCTCTTCTCCCTAGTTTTCCTCGCCAACCTGGCTGTCTTCATTGCTGTCATGACGGCAGACCGAAAGCTACTGGCCCTTGTGAACGCCACGGCGGCCAACGTACTTGCCTGTGGCCTCGCCCGGCAGCCGCTGGTGGTCAATGCCATTTTTGTCATTGTCTGCTCGATTCCACGGTCCGCGCCGTTGCGGCTGCGCCGCGTCGCGGCCAAAGTGTACCACTATGGCGGGGTCCACAGTGGGTGCGGCATCGCTTCCTTCCTCTGGTATGCAGGCTTCGTGGGCCTGATGTCAAAGGAGTACTGGTCACCAGCGGCTGGAGCGGGCAACGCCGCCTTCTCAATCCTGCCTGTGGTCCTCTCCTACATCATCCTAGCCTTACTgctcgccatcatcctcgtcgcccACCCGGCCTTCCGCATGAAGAAGCACGACTGGTTCGAGCTTACGCATCGCTTCTCGGCTTGGGTCGTGGtggtcctcttcgtcatcctcctgcTCGTCTTTTCCGGTGAGGCCAGTCGCGCTGCCAACCAACCTCTGGGGaccttccttctccatctcccagCTTTCTGGTTTCTCGTGATTACCGTCCTCGCTATCATCCACCCAtggcttctcctccgcaaAGTTTCCGTCGTTGGGGAAACCCTTTCCCCGCACGCGGTCAGGCTGCACATGAACCACACAAGCACCACCTTCGGCAAGGGCATCCAGCTAGCCACGCACCCCTTGCAAGACTGGCACGGCTTTGCCACCTTCCCTGATCCCGACGGAGCGAGCTTCTCGTGCCTGGTCTCAAGAGCAGGCGACTGGACCAGTGCCCGCATAAAATGCCCCCCGAAACACCTCTGGAAACGCGGTGTTCTCATCTACGGCTTCGCTTACGCCATGCGGGTCTTCAAGCGCATTATCATCGTCACAACGGGCTCAGGCATCGGTCCCTGCCTCTCTTTCCTTGGCGATGAAAATCGTCCCGCTCTCCGGGTGGTATGGCAAACCCGTTCCCCCCTCAGAACATACGGGCGGGATGTCTTCAATCTCGTCAAGAAGCTAGATGACGACCCTGTGATCATCGAGACAAATCAATCCGGGAGAGTAGATATGCTCCCCATCATCCGGAGGTTATACACTGAATTCGAAGCCGAGGCCGTCTGCGTCATCAGCAACCCCGTCGTCACGAAGAGAGTTGTCTTCGACTTGGAAAGCGGGGGGATACCCGCCTTTGGGCCTATTTTCGATTCATGA
- a CDS encoding alpha-arrestin — translation MPGRLLSSFVRPAALHSSLLSHSNSSSTSSVNEITTTTVAPKKPHAHSDRARSPERRLSFNMDHLIHPHRDHSKEKKRSHGRSARSKERSGKEDITAAAAKLDVIVESPPLVCYGTPANSTGALFSGRLRITVSEQANAVTLDKFDMKLLTKITTKKPVSRECPNCASRTEELTSWNFLTESLTLKHGEHDFPFSYLFPGHLPASCNGSLGQVEYYLSARAHDTNGEEYTYRMPLHIKRAILPGNDKSSIRIFPPTNLTGRIVLPSVVHPIGTFPVQMTLSGVVDKGEETQTRWRLRKMMWRIEEHQKIISAACSKHAHKIGGEGKGVLHQETRIIGHKEEKDGWKTDFDTAGGEISMQFEASINPTCNPVCDLEVPNGLEVKHNLVIELIVAEEFCPNRNTRSITPTGAARVLRMQFHLHVTERSGLGISWDEEMPPVYEDVPASPPGYTMLDGNSIMEDYSGSPLSLPDYEELERMESLHLDSDSAGSVRGRSRLTTEDLTAEPMEPGSRSRGLSADSGASEH, via the coding sequence ATGCCTGGCCGTCTCCTTTCCAGCTTTGTTCGACCCGCTGCTCTCCATTCCTCTCTCCTTTCACACTCgaattcctcctcaacctcatccgTCAACGAGATTACTACTACTACCGTGGCTCCCAAGAAGCCCCATGCGCACTCTGATCGAGCGAGGTCTCCAGAGCGTCGCCTGTCCTTTAACATGGACCACCTGATTCACCCTCACCGAGACCacagcaaggagaagaagcgcagtcATGGCAGATCAGCGCGCTCAAAGGAGCGTTCCGGCAAGGAGGATATCACCGCCGCGGCGGCCAAGCTGGACGTCATCGTCGAATCTCCACCCCTCGTCTGCTACGGAACCCCTGCAAACTCGACCGGCGCGTTATTTTCTGGGCGTTTAAGGATCACAGTCTCAGAGCAAGCCAACGCAGTCACCCTAGACAAGTTCGATATGAAGCTGCTCACCAAGATCACCACCAAGAAGCCTGTGTCGCGGGAATGCCCCAACTGCGCATCACGGACCGAGGAATTGACCAGCTGGAACTTCCTCACAGAATCGCTCACTCTCAAGCACGGAGAGCATGATTTCCCCTTCAGCTATCTGTTCCCCGGTCACTTGCCTGCATCCTGCAATGGGTCGCTGGGTCAGGTGGAGTACTACCTTTCTGCGCGTGCGCACGACACCAACGGCGAGGAGTACACCTACAGAATGCCGTTGCACATCAAGCGCGCCATACTCCCGGGCAACGACAAGTCATCCATCCGCATCTTCCCGCCAACGAACCTCACCGGCCGCATCGTGCTTCCGTCCGTCGTTCATCCCATTGGCACGTTCCCAGTTCAGATGACATTGAGTGGTGTCGTGGATAAGGGCGAAGAGACCCAAACCCGTTGGCGTTTGCGCAAAATGATGTGGCGCATTGAAGAGCATCAGAAGATTATCTCGGCAGCCTGCTCCAAGCACGCTCACAAGATCGGTGGCGAAGGAAAGGGTGTCCTGCACCAAGAGACTCGCATTATCGGTcacaaggaagaaaaggacgGGTGGAAGACGGATTTCGACACCGCTGGCGGCGAGATCAGCATGCAATTTGAGGCCAGCATCAACCCTACCTGCAACCCAGTGTGTGACCTGGAGGTGCCCAATGGCCTTGAGGTCAAGCACAACCTGGTGATCGAGTTGATCGTCGCTGAGGAGTTCTGCCCCAACCGCAACACACGCTCGATCACACCTACAGGCGCCGCACGGGTGCTCCGTATGCAGTTCCACTTGCACGTCACTGAAAGAAGCGGGCTTGGCATCAGCtgggatgaggagatgcCCCCTGTCTATGAGGACGTGCCAGCAAGCCCTCCTGGATACACTATGCTCGATGGTAACAGCATCATGGAGGACTATAGTGGATCTCCCCTCTCCCTTCCAGATTATGAAGAGCTGGAACGGATGGAGTCTCTGCATCTGGACTCCGACTCAGCTGGCTCTGTCCGCGGGCGGAGTCGACTCACCACCGAAGACCTGACTGCAGAGCCAATGGAACCAGGGAGCCGAAGCCGCGGTTTATCTGCCGACTCTGGTGCATCCGAGCATTGA
- a CDS encoding PIG-L family deacetylase, which yields MLTTSLVTWGLTLSAIFLFWTLSSTSSSPFARNFPRLFNKRICLLIAHPDDEAMFFSPTVLALTKPELGNHVKILCLSSGDADGLGHIRKKELQQSAKHLGLRADSDVFIVDDPARFPDSMTATWSESDISSLLASAFAPDLASQSQSSAVRHRVPGTGPPTATIDVLITFDKHGISNHPNHCSLYHGAVHFLRALMKDKAGYTCPVTLYTLTTTSILRKYIGVLDAPWTMASGALGSIFAGAAKGGKEDMPGKLLFISAVNEYLRAQAAMVKAHKSQMLWFRYGWITLGRYMVVNDLRRVRV from the exons ATGCTCACCACGTCGCTGGTGACATGGGGCCTGACCCTCTCCgccatcttcctcttctggacCCTCTCCTCAACCAGCTCGTCCCCCTTTGCGCGCAACTTTCCTCGTCTCTTCAACAAACGGATATGCCTACTAATCGCCCACCCGGACGATGAGGCTATGTTCTTCTCCCCCACAGTCCTGGCATTGACCAAACCAGAGCTAGGGAATCATGTGAAAATCCTCTGTCTGAGCAGCG GAGACGCCGACGGCCTCGGCCACATCCGCAAGAAGGAGCTCCAACAAAGCGCCAAACACCTCGGCCTCCGCGCCGACTCCGacgtcttcatcgtcgacgatcCCGCCCGGTTTCCAGATAGCATGACAGCCACCTGGTCCGAGAGCGATATATCCTCGTTGCTCGCGTCCGCCTTTGCCCCCGATCTCGCCTCTCAGTCGCAGTCATCCGCAGTCAGGCATCGGGTGCCTGGAACGGGGCCCCCAACCGCAACCATCGACGTCCTGATCACCTTCGACAAACATGGTATCAGCAACCACCCTAACCACTGCTCGCTGTACCATGGTGCTGTGCACTTCCTCCGGGCCTTGATGAAGGACAAGGCGGGGTATACGTGCCCCGTGACGCTGTACACGCTTACCACGACGAGTATCCTACGGAAGTACATTGGGGTGTTGGATGCGCCGTGGACGATGGCGAGCGGGGCGCTGGGGTCGATCTTTGCTGGTGCGGCTAAGGGCGGGAAGGAGGATATGCCGGGTAAGCTGCTTTTCATCAGTGCGGTGAATGAGTATCTTCGCGCGCAGGCGGCTATGGTCAAGGCGCATAAGAGCCAGATGCTCTGGTTTCGCTATGGGTGGATTACGCTGGGGAGGTATATGGTGGTTAATGATTTGAGAAGGGTAAGGGTATGA
- a CDS encoding U4/U6-U5 snRNP complex subunit LSM3 — MADTEDTGAGSVSEPLDLVRLSLDEIVFVKLRGDRELKGRLHAYDSHCNLVLGDVEETIYVVEEDENEEETIRMADRLVVAFN, encoded by the exons ATGGCTGACACTGAGGATACTGGCGCTGGATCTGTGTCGGAGCCTTTGGATCTGGTCCGCCTCTCGCTCGATGAGATCGTCTTCGTGAAGCTCCGCGGCGATCGCGAGCTCAAGGGTCGTCTACAC GCCTACGATAGCCACTGCAATCTTGTGCTGGGTGATGTCGAGGAGACCATCTAtgtggtggaggaggatgagaatgaagaggagaCCATCCGA ATGGCCGATAGGCTTGTGGTTGCGTTCAATTGA
- a CDS encoding putative GTP binding protein (GTPBP1) — MPQGPKLSLEERRRGEIALSEFAEYADKQQSHRSAQVAPSDSGYSTAHATEDHAELDILDQLTLSDTPKTVKLKDLLLGTGEEAEDSLQLLGSILQARIDEGHGETIFDLGLEDGGDSMGFDLEQWNTALQRLREAAEALPAHCRTLLTCNVGDPEESKTKNDRIKGAWGKILIRQPADTVEEMAEIRIAVVGNVDAGKSTMLGVLVKGNLDDGRGRARINLFRHKHEVESGRTSSVGLEIMGFDSHGEIVGSSQGRKLSWEEIGKRSAKVISFSDLAGHERYLRTTVFGMLSSSPNYCLLMVAANNGLIGMSKEHLGIALALNVPVMVIITKIDICPPQILQETVSQLTKILKSPGARKIPIFVKDMEETINTATQFVSQRICPIFQVSNVTGENLELVRTFLNILPHRGQYNTEAPFEFLINDTFSVPHVGTVVSGVAKSGVIHAGDSVLVGPDSLGQFTTTTIKSIERKRIQVNACFAGQSGSFALKRVRRKEVRKGMVVLKKLEQPPKVYREFVAEVLILSHATTIKPRYQAMLHVGAVSQTCSVIDIDRPFIRTGDRALVAFRFIQRPEFLAPGDRVLFREGKTKGLGIVKSVGYDPDHPLNPEAKTK; from the exons ATGCCACAGGGTCCCAAACTCTCTCTCGAGGAGCGGCGGAGAGGCGAGATA GCGTTGAGTGAATTTGCAGAATATGCAGATAAGCAGCAATCGCATCGCTCGGCCCAGGTGGCCCCGAGCGATAGCGGCTACTCGACTGCCCACGCCACCGAGGACCACGCGGAACTGGATATCCTTGACCAACTCACACTATCCGATACCCCGAAGACGGTCAAGTTGAAAGATCTACTGCTCGGTACgggtgaagaagcagaagatagtctgcagctgctgggcaGTATCCTGCAGGCCCGGATTGACGAGGGCCATGGGGAGACCATCTTCGACTTGGGACttgaggatggtggcgaCTCAATGGGCTTTGACCTTGAGCAATGGAATACGGCTCTACAGCGCCTGCGAGAGGCGGCAGAGGCCCTCCCGGCGCATTGCCGAACCCTGCTTACCTGCAATGTGGGCGACCCGGAGGAGTCGAAAACCAAGAATGACCGGATCAAGGGTGCCTGGGGCAAGATCCTGATCCGCCAGCCTGCGGATactgtggaggagatggctgagATCAGAATAGCGGTTGTTGGGAATGTCGACGCCGGGAAGAGTACCATGCTTGGAGTCCTCGTCAAGGGGAATCTCGATGACGGACGAGGCAGGGCGCGAATCAACCTCTTCCGCCATAAGCATGAGGTCGAAAGCGGTCGGACCAGCTCCGTTGGGCTGGAGATCATGGGCTTCGATAGCCACGGCGAGATTGTCGGCAGCTCGCAGGGCCGGAAACTTTCTTGGGAAGAGATAGGAAAGCGATCCGCGAAGGTGATCTCTTTCTCCGATCTGGCCGGTCATGAGCGCTACTTGAGAACTACTGTCTTTGGCATGCTGAGCAGCAGTCCCAACTACTGTCTACTGATGGTCGCAGCTAACAACGGCCTGATCGGTATGAGCAAAGAGCATCTGGGTATTGCCTTGGCTCTGAATGTGCCAGTCATGGTGATTATCACCAAGATCGACATCTGCCCTCCGCAGATCCTGCAGGAGACCGTCTCTCAGCTGACCAAGATCCTTAAGTCCCCCGGGGCTCGGAAAATTCCCATATTCGTGAAGGATATGGAGGAGACCATCAACACCGCGACTCAGTTTGTCAGTCAGCGCATTTGCCCCATCTTCCAGGTGTCCAATGTCACCGGTGAAAATCTGGAGTTGGTACGGACATTCCTGAACATTCTTCCTCACCGGGGCCAATACAACACAGAAGCACCCTTTGAATTTCTGATCAATGATACCTTCTCTGTTCCTCATGTCGGAACTGTGGTGTCTGGAGTGGCCAAGTCCGGGGTGATCCACGCTGGCGATTCGGTGCTCGTGGGCCCTGATTCTCTCGGCCAGTTCACCACGACTACAATCAAGTCGATTGAACGCAAGCGGATCCAAGTGAATGCTTGCTTTGCGGGACAGTCTGGCTCGTTTGCTCTCAAGCGTGTGCGCAGAAAGGAAGTCCGTAAGGGAATGGTGGTTCTCAAGAAATTGGAGCAGCCTCCCAAGGTCTACCGAGAATTTGTCGCTGAAG TGCTCATTCTTTCCCACGCTACCACAATTAAGCCGAGGTATCAAGCAATGCTACATGTGGGCGCAGTGAGTCAGACTTGCTCAGTCATTGACATTGACCGCCCCTTCATCCGAACCGGTGATCGAGCTCTTGTTGCTTTCCGGTTCATCCAACGTCCGGAATTCTTGGCCCCTGGCGATCGAGTCCTATTCCGAGAGGGTAAAACCAAGGGCTTGGGGATTGTCAAGAGTGTTGGATACGACCCGGATCATCCCCTGAACCCTGAAGCTAAGACCAAGTGA
- a CDS encoding DEAD/DEAH box helicase, which yields MTSARPKCGGSSRRSPSRRVSRPSMIRRIEFDAFCARSLTFPCHKFGHLISGKTFKMVFGDLNERPLKKRRFFVDEEDTHPPSSEAAPVTTNLDTSTISSAGPEGSDVRQQQLNGAVPFPNVKESSRESPGLGPEDKQDNLLKEDEENNGTVDYEILNHSPSIHAQQDQRVDQGLTNGFGGQPSGERTVSETQAFQSSGGFDTSTFASIIGEHLSPESLEKIRKASGDDLERAVNIYFDGSWKSSNNSLSQPLVAPHQQTLSNPCTPVNESISQTVNTKISKKPNQAPSSRCLSQSSRYIGAFGVGAWATRSGVGLLKHGEHVNVERARSQPVSKRGRGGKLITNQKGDVLTRFTNKSGQEIGRLPRETAEWVSTLIDQKICRFEGICVFAPDRVRVNDTIYLQLWCYLRKEAFLPRNLWNMGDDNRSTAFFEEQESAEEKQLRLRQVALVKLFDEIGLQPTTVNDMTKKHKKEGLLRAAEIAEQYDKTKREGKSNESSEDEESPELEEDQLDTLYKKAQSFDFNMPEAQPPPSFVLNLRKYQRQALHWMLAKEKDKKSGRELSMHPLWEEYTWPTKDVDDKDLPAVEGQAHFYVNPYSGELSLDFPAQEQHCLGGILADEMGLGKTIEMLSLIHSHRNVSPSRQGPSSSTELVRMPSSSSAILPAPNTTLVVAPTSLLSQWESEAMKASEQGTMKVLMYYGVDKSTNLQELCSAGNPAAPNIIITSYGVVLSESRQLAMFNSNTQGGLFSVDFFRVILDEAHVIKNRRSKTARACYELRATHRWVLTGTPIVNRLEDLFSLVRFLQVEPWNNFSFWKTFITVPFESKDYVRALNVVQTVLEPLVLRRTKTMKTPEGEPLVPLPRRTIDIVEVELSEQEREIYDYIFTRAKRTFNDNIEAGTLLKSFSTIFAQILRLRQTCCHPILTRNKTIVADEEDAAATADAANELKDDMDLQELIDRFSASMENADTAEAQDPSAKFTTHALRQIQTESSGECPICSEEPMIDPAVTACWHSACKKCLEDYIRHQTDKGVPPRCFSCRAPVTSRDIFQVIRHQSPSSTPTETDLYSSTPASSPHPAPRISLRRIHPLSPSAHTSAKIHALINHLNRVPANTKSVVFSQFTSFLDLIGAQLTKAGISYVRLDGTMPQKARAEVLAEFNRTETFHQEEIDEDEGPDTPRVRISSKNSRSSPKSPAVLLISLRAGGVGLNLTAASNVFMMDPWWSFAIEAQAIDRVHRMGQLRDVSVTRFIVKDSIEGRMLRVQERKMNIAGSLGLRVGGDGSEDEKRKERIEELKLLFE from the coding sequence ATGACGTCGGCCCGCCCGAAGTGCGGTGGTTCATCGCGTCGTTCTCCGTCTCGGCGCGTCTCCCGTCCATCAATGATCAGGCGCATCGAATTCGATGCCTTTTGTGCTCGTTCTCTAACATTCCCTTGTCATAAATTCGGCCATCTGATCTCAGGTAAGACTTTTAAAATGGTTTTTGGGGATCTGAATGAACGGCCTTTGAAGAAAAGACGATTTTTcgttgatgaagaggataCACACCCACCTTCTAGTGAAGCCGCACCGGTTACCACGAATCTCGACACGTCTACGATTTCCTCTGCTGGACCAGAGGGAAGTGACGTtcgtcagcagcagctcaatgGTGCCGTCCCATTTCCAAACGTTAAGGAGTCTTCCCGAGAGAGCCCAGGCTTAGGCCCAGAAGATAAGCAGGATAACTTGCTcaaagaagacgaagagaacAACGGAACCGTTGACTATGAAATCCTCAACCACTCTCCTTCAATACATGCTCAGCAAGATCAACGAGTTGATCAAGGTCTGACAAACGGATTTGGTGGACAACCAAGTGGAGAGAGGACAGTTTCCGAAACACAAGCATTTCAAAGTTCAGGTGGATTCGATACTTCCACCTTTGCTAGTATCATTGGAGAACATCTTTCCCCGGAATCACTGGAGAAGATTCGTAAAGCCTCtggcgatgatctggagCGAGCGGTCAACATCTACTTTGACGGCTCATGGAAGTCGTCGAACAACAGTCTGAGCCAACCTCTTGTGGCCCCTCACCAACAAACTCTCTCCAATCCTTGCACACCGGTCAACGAATCGATTTCCCAGACGGTCAATACAAAGATTAGCAAGAAGCCCAACCAAGCACCGTCAAGCCGCTGTCTTTCGCAATCTTCAAGATACATTGGTGCTTTCGGCGTCGGCGCCTGGGCTACAAGAAGCGGCGTTGGTCTACTCAAACACGGGGAGCATGTCAATGTTGAACGGGCTAGGTCTCAGCCTGTATCCAAACGCGGCCGAGGAGGCAAGCTCATAACCAATCAGAAGGGGGATGTCCTGACTCGATTCACAAATAAATCCGGTCAAGAAATTGGAAGATTACCCCGAGAGACAGCCGAATGGGTTTCAACTCTGATCGATCAGAAGATCTGCAGATTTGAAGGTATTTGCGTTTTTGCGCCTGACAGGGTCCGGGTCAACGATACGATATATCTGCAATTATGGTGCTATTTACGTAAAGAGGCGTTTTTGCCCCGGAATCTTTGGAATATGGGCGACGACAACCGGTCGACCGCGTTTTTCGAAGAGCAGGAAAGCGCTGAAGAGAAACAGTTGCGACTTCGTCAGGTGGCACTTGTCAAGCTTTTTGATGAAATTGGTCTGCAACCGACCACTGTCAACGACATGACCAAAAAACACAAGAAGGAAGGGCTGCTCCGTGCCGCAGAGATTGCAGAACAATACGACAagacgaagagagaaggcaAGTCAAACGAATCatccgaagatgaagaatcgCCAGAGCTAGAAGAAGATCAGCTCGATACTCTATACAAGAAAGCGCAGTCCTTCGATTTCAACATGCCGGAGGCTCAACCTCCCCCAAGCTTTGTGCTGAACCTGCGCAAGTACCAGAGGCAGGCTCTTCACTGGATGCTTGCAAAAGAGAAAGATAAGAAGTCTGGCAGAGAATTGTCAATGCACCCTCTATGGGAGGAATACACATGGCCAACGAAGGATGTTGATGACAAAGATTTGCCAGCAGTCGAGGGGCAGGCACATTTCTACGTTAATCCGTACTCAGGTGAGCTCAGTCTTGACTTTCCGGCACAGGAACAGCATTGTCTGGGTGGCATACTGGCCGACGAAATGGGCTTGGGCAAAACCATTGAAATGCTGAGTCTCATACACTCTCATCGAAATGTGTCTCCGAGCCGGCAGGGTCCAAGCTCCTCCACTGAGCTGGTAAGGATGCCTAGCTCTTCCAGCGCCATTCTGCCTGCTCCAAACACGACCCTTGTCGTGGCTCCAACCTCTCTCCTGTCACAGTGGGAAAGCGAGGCGATGAAGGCCTCAGAACAGGGAACGATGAAGGTCCTGATGTATTACGGTGTCGACAAGTCCACCAATCTGCAAGAGCTCTGTTCTGCTGGCAATCCCGCTGCACCTAACATCATAATCACCAGTTATGGCGTTGTATTGTCGGAATCCCGTCAGCTCGCAATGTTCAATTCCAATACTCAAGGTGGCTTGTTTTCTGTGGACTTCTTCCGCGTCATCCTTGATGAAGCCCATGTCATTAAGAATCGACGCTCAAAGACGGCAAGGGCTTGTTACGAGCTGAGAGCAACACATCGATGGGTGCTCACTGGAACACCAATTGTGAACCGCCTTGAGGACCTTTTCAGCTTGGTGCGGTTCCTACAGGTTGAGCCCTGGAACAACTTTTCGTTCTGGAAGACGTTCATTACCGTACCATTTGAGTCTAAAGACTATGTTCGAGCCCTCAATGTAGTGCAGACAGTCCTTGAGCCTTTGGTTCTCCGTCGGACGAAGACAATGAAAACCCCCGAGGGAGAACCTTTGGTGCCACTGCCACGACGGACAATTGACATTGTCGAGGTAGAGCTTTCTGAGCAAGAACGCGAAATTTACGACTATATCTTCACCAGAGCCAAGCGGACTTTCAACGACAACATCGAAGCCGGTACGCTCCTGAAGTCATTCTCGACAATCTTTGCTCAGATCCTCCGTCTCCGACAGACTTGCTGCCATCCTATCCTCACGCGCAACAAGACCATTGTagcagatgaggaagatgcagcAGCGACAGCTGATGCAGCTAACGAGCTGAAAGACGACATGGATCTGCAAGAGCTTATCGACCGCTTCTCAGCCAGCATGGAAAACGCGGATACGGCCGAGGCGCAGGACCCTAGCGCCAAATTCACCACCCATGCCCTTAGGCAGATTCAAACTGAATCCAGCGGAGAATGTCCCATTTGCTCGGAAGAGCCCATGATCGATCCCGCTGTCACAGCCTGTTGGCACAGCGCATGTAAGAAATGCTTGGAGGACTATATACGTCACCAAACAGACAAGGGCGTGCCGCCTCGGTGCTTTTCATGTCGAGCACCAGTCACCTCACGAGACATCTTCCAAGTGATCCGTCACCAATCACCTAGTTCGACCCCTACAGAGACCGATCTCTACAGCAGCACCCCTGCTTCCAGTCCGCACCCAGCACCCCGGATCTCCCTCCGACGCATCCACCCCCTCTCACCGTCAGCACACACCTCCGCCAAGATCCACGCCCTGATCAACCACCTCAACCGCGTCCCTGCAAACACAAAATCCGTCGTCTTCTCTCAATTCACCAGCTTCCTCGACCTGATCGGCGCGCAACTTACCAAAGCCGGCATCTCCTACGTCCGTCTCGACGGGACGATGCCGCAAAAGGCCCGAGCCGAGGTGCTCGCGGAGTTCAACAGAACCGAGACCTTCCACCAAGAGGAaatcgacgaggacgaagggCCGGACACGCCCCGGGTGAGGATCTCATCCAAGAACAGCCGGTCGTCACCCAAAAGCCCCGCCGTACTACTGATCAGTTTGCGCGCCGGCGGCGTCGGCCTCAATCTCACGGCTGCCAGTAATGTCTTCATGATGGATCCGTGGTGGAGCTTTGCAATTGAGGCTCAAGCGATCGACCGTGTGCATCGAATGGGCCAGCTGCGGGACGTCTCTGTGACGCGGTTTATCGTCAAGGACTCGATCGAGGGGCGCATGTTACGGGTGCAGGAGCGCAAGATGAATATCGCAGGGTCGTTGGGCTTGCGGGTTGGTGGTGACGGAtcggaggatgagaagaggaaggagaggattgAGGAGTTGAAGTTGTTGTTTGAGTAA